One genomic region from Conexibacter woesei DSM 14684 encodes:
- a CDS encoding OsmC family protein, which produces MATTHRYTTRTRWQGSTGAGYDAYDRAHAASAPPAEAEIRLSSDPAFGGDPALLNPEQLLVLAASSCQLLSFLAVAARARIDVVAYEDDAEGEMPEEPRPVRVTRIVLRPRITIAVSDERPLPPRAKLDRLVEVAHRECFIANSLSTAIAIEPTFVVR; this is translated from the coding sequence ATGGCGACGACGCACAGGTACACGACGCGCACGCGCTGGCAGGGGTCCACCGGTGCCGGCTATGACGCGTACGATCGCGCGCACGCGGCGAGCGCGCCGCCGGCGGAGGCTGAGATCAGGCTCTCGTCGGACCCGGCGTTCGGGGGCGATCCGGCGCTGCTGAACCCCGAGCAGCTGCTCGTGCTCGCCGCCAGCTCGTGCCAGCTGCTCAGCTTCCTCGCCGTCGCCGCCCGCGCGCGGATCGACGTCGTCGCCTACGAGGACGACGCCGAGGGTGAGATGCCGGAGGAGCCGCGGCCCGTCCGCGTCACGCGGATCGTGCTGCGGCCGCGGATCACGATCGCAGTCAGCGACGAGCGGCCGCTCCCGCCGCGCGCGAAGCTCGACCGGCTCGTCGAGGTCGCGCACCGCGAGTGCTTCATCGCGAACAGCCTCTCGACCGCGATCGCGATCGAGCCGACGTTCGTCGTGCGCTGA
- a CDS encoding MBL fold metallo-hydrolase: protein MQQLASPDTAIAGLHASAPAVLPFAPEYAIRAFLLEREHGNVLVYSAPDLASERASIDALGGAERHYLSHRHEAIFLPATPLAPLFADEREADAVEAPHHVRGTWSRRHLLDDDLEVIPIPGHTPGATAFLWDTGAERILFTGDTLYLDGGEWVAGLLESSDREAFVRSLELIRELEFDVLVPWAAGAGQPWHARTDRDDARRRIDAIVARIRRGEDG from the coding sequence ATGCAACAGCTCGCCAGCCCAGACACCGCGATCGCCGGACTGCACGCGTCCGCGCCGGCCGTCCTGCCGTTCGCGCCCGAGTACGCGATCCGCGCGTTCCTGCTGGAGCGCGAGCACGGCAACGTGCTCGTGTACAGCGCCCCGGACCTCGCCTCCGAGCGAGCGTCGATCGACGCGCTCGGCGGCGCCGAGCGTCACTACCTCAGCCACCGCCACGAGGCGATCTTCCTGCCGGCGACGCCGCTCGCGCCGCTGTTCGCCGACGAGCGCGAGGCCGACGCGGTCGAGGCTCCGCACCACGTGCGCGGGACGTGGTCCAGGCGCCATCTGCTCGACGACGACCTCGAGGTGATCCCGATCCCCGGGCACACCCCCGGAGCGACCGCGTTCCTGTGGGACACCGGTGCCGAGCGGATCCTCTTCACCGGCGACACGCTCTATCTCGACGGCGGCGAGTGGGTCGCGGGACTGCTGGAGTCGAGCGACCGTGAGGCGTTCGTTCGGAGCCTCGAGCTGATCCGCGAGCTGGAGTTCGACGTGCTCGTCCCGTGGGCCGCCGGCGCCGGGCAGCCGTGGCACGCCCGCACCGACCGCGACGACGCGCGCCGCCGGATCGACGCGATCGTCGCGCGGATCAGGCGGGGAGAGGACGGCTGA
- a CDS encoding LysR family transcriptional regulator, producing the protein MELRQLEYFVAVAEEASFTRAAARLHVAQPGVSAQVRRLEAELGEQLLDRSGRSVRPTEAGVAVLPHARAALASVGAVRGAIEELTGLVRGRVAIGMVSSYPSAVLPDLLASFSRLHPDVEITLGEDNSDRLVQALQHGELDLALIGSARTGPPPGLATQTLTDEPLVAAVSHTHPLATRSTLTVAALAGSPLMCLPRGTGIRTALDDACATAGVEPRIAFEASDPVPLALLAARGLGVAILPASLAAARSGELHAIALTRPQPRGRIELAWRAEGPVSPAAPCADRSRAPDAGGLRRAAGIAWWTWPARWAWAARLPRPARLARAASRDSRARTANHVAPPP; encoded by the coding sequence ATGGAACTGCGCCAGCTGGAGTACTTCGTCGCCGTCGCGGAGGAGGCGAGCTTCACGCGCGCCGCCGCCCGCCTGCACGTCGCGCAGCCGGGCGTCAGCGCGCAGGTCCGCAGACTCGAGGCGGAGCTGGGCGAGCAGCTGCTCGACCGCTCCGGCCGCAGCGTCCGCCCGACCGAAGCCGGGGTCGCGGTGCTGCCGCACGCGCGCGCCGCGCTCGCGTCGGTCGGCGCCGTCCGCGGCGCGATCGAGGAGCTGACCGGGCTCGTGCGCGGGCGGGTCGCGATCGGGATGGTCAGCTCGTATCCGTCCGCCGTGCTGCCGGACCTGCTGGCGAGCTTCAGCCGTCTCCACCCCGACGTCGAGATCACCCTCGGCGAGGACAACTCCGACCGCCTCGTGCAGGCGCTCCAGCACGGCGAGCTCGACCTCGCGCTGATCGGCTCGGCGCGCACGGGTCCGCCGCCGGGCCTCGCGACGCAGACGCTCACCGACGAGCCGCTCGTCGCCGCGGTCTCCCACACGCACCCGCTGGCCACGCGCTCGACGCTCACGGTCGCCGCGCTCGCCGGCAGCCCGCTGATGTGCCTCCCGCGCGGCACCGGCATCCGCACCGCGCTCGACGACGCCTGCGCGACCGCGGGCGTCGAGCCGCGCATCGCGTTCGAGGCGAGCGACCCGGTGCCGCTCGCGCTGCTCGCCGCGCGCGGGCTCGGCGTCGCGATCCTGCCCGCCTCGCTCGCGGCCGCCCGCTCCGGCGAGCTGCACGCGATCGCGCTGACGCGGCCGCAGCCGCGCGGACGGATCGAGCTGGCCTGGCGCGCGGAGGGGCCGGTCAGTCCGGCGGCCCCGTGCGCTGACCGCTCACGCGCGCCGGACGCTGGCGGGCTGAGGCGCGCGGCGGGGATCGCGTGGTGGACGTGGCCGGCGCGATGGGCATGGGCGGCGCGGCTGCCGCGGCCCGCGCGTCTCGCCCGCGCGGCAAGCCGCGACAGCAGGGCGCGCACGGCGAACCACGTCGCGCCGCCGCCGTAG
- a CDS encoding tetratricopeptide repeat protein produces MDADNPIVELCGKGMMAEGRGDPAAAKRLFEQAWERRSDDFEASTAAHYVARHQPTPAATLEWNERSLLHAEAAAAAGDERVRGFFPSPHLNLGKSHEDLGDFARAREHYARAEQCLDLLGDDGYGGLVRRGVAAGLERVAHAA; encoded by the coding sequence ATGGACGCGGACAACCCGATCGTGGAGCTGTGCGGCAAGGGCATGATGGCCGAGGGCAGAGGCGATCCCGCGGCGGCGAAGCGTCTCTTCGAGCAGGCGTGGGAGCGGCGGTCCGACGACTTCGAGGCGAGCACCGCGGCGCACTACGTCGCACGCCACCAGCCGACGCCGGCCGCGACACTGGAGTGGAACGAGCGCTCGCTGCTGCACGCCGAGGCCGCTGCCGCGGCCGGCGACGAGCGCGTGCGCGGCTTCTTCCCTTCGCCGCACCTCAACCTCGGCAAGTCTCACGAGGACCTCGGCGACTTCGCGCGCGCCCGCGAGCACTACGCGCGCGCCGAGCAGTGCCTCGACCTGCTCGGCGACGACGGCTACGGCGGCCTCGTCCGCCGCGGCGTCGCCGCCGGCCTGGAGCGCGTCGCGCACGCCGCCTGA
- a CDS encoding HAAS signaling domain-containing protein translates to MTTAPATDRLVDDYLDRLEDELADAPSSRRRELVDEISTHIEEARAALADGGTEAEVRMLLDRLGDPAEIAAGVYEDAPPAAPAAPARAAYGWAERITLFLLPVGGLLIPLIGWFAGVVLLWTSDAWTTKDKLIGTFVLPGGYVALVWVTLMGGSSSDQACVTSVGPTGRALGSQCTGDGGSAFADVLAVAGIAILLIAPLATVVYLGMRLSGRAHAPRAGVGRRPALG, encoded by the coding sequence ATGACGACCGCACCCGCCACCGACCGCCTGGTCGACGACTACCTCGACCGGCTGGAGGACGAGCTGGCCGACGCCCCGTCCTCCCGCCGGCGCGAGCTGGTCGACGAGATCTCGACGCACATCGAGGAGGCGCGAGCAGCGCTCGCCGACGGCGGCACCGAGGCCGAGGTCCGCATGCTGCTCGACCGCCTCGGCGATCCGGCGGAGATCGCGGCCGGCGTCTACGAGGACGCACCGCCCGCCGCGCCGGCGGCTCCCGCCAGAGCGGCGTACGGATGGGCCGAGCGGATCACGCTCTTCCTGCTGCCCGTCGGCGGGCTGCTGATCCCGCTGATCGGCTGGTTCGCCGGCGTCGTGCTGCTGTGGACCTCCGACGCGTGGACGACGAAGGACAAGCTGATCGGCACGTTCGTCCTGCCGGGCGGCTACGTCGCGCTCGTGTGGGTGACGCTGATGGGCGGCAGCAGCAGCGACCAGGCGTGCGTGACGTCGGTCGGGCCGACCGGCAGAGCCCTGGGATCGCAGTGCACGGGCGACGGCGGCTCGGCGTTCGCCGACGTGCTCGCGGTTGCGGGGATCGCGATCCTGCTGATCGCGCCGCTCGCGACGGTCGTCTACCTCGGCATGCGGCTCAGCGGGCGGGCGCACGCGCCGCGGGCGGGTGTTGGGCGGCGCCCAGCGCTTGGGTAG
- a CDS encoding class I SAM-dependent methyltransferase, with translation MAIPERLTRAVELIGVGPEQRILEIGCGPGVAAALICERLSEGSGGGHLTAIDRSETAIARASRRNAGHVAAGTVDFRRSDLAALALDGARFDTVFAVNVNLFWVGDASAELGLLRDALVPGGRLHLFYEGPSPGKDGRIADAIVPALAAHGFTATSTTVPPLLWIAATAPSPGQAA, from the coding sequence ATGGCGATCCCGGAGCGACTGACGCGGGCGGTGGAGCTGATCGGCGTCGGTCCCGAGCAGCGGATCCTGGAGATCGGCTGCGGGCCCGGCGTCGCCGCCGCGTTGATCTGCGAGCGCCTGTCGGAGGGATCGGGCGGCGGTCATCTGACCGCGATCGACCGCTCCGAGACCGCGATCGCCCGCGCGAGCAGACGCAACGCCGGCCACGTCGCCGCCGGCACCGTCGACTTCCGCCGCAGCGACCTGGCGGCGCTCGCGCTCGACGGCGCGCGCTTCGACACCGTCTTCGCCGTCAACGTCAACCTCTTCTGGGTCGGCGACGCGAGCGCCGAGCTGGGCCTGCTGCGCGACGCGCTGGTGCCCGGCGGCCGCCTCCACCTCTTCTACGAAGGACCGAGCCCCGGCAAGGACGGCCGCATCGCGGACGCGATCGTCCCCGCGCTCGCGGCGCACGGCTTCACCGCGACGAGCACGACGGTGCCGCCGCTGCTGTGGATCGCGGCGACGGCCCCGTCGCCGGGTCAGGCCGCGTAG
- a CDS encoding alpha/beta fold hydrolase — protein MLAGVWWSFDRGGAEIACRDFGGDGPPVLLLHGLAGHAEEWAQTAGWLTARHRVLALDARGHGRSERRPADISPAAHVADVAGAIGRLGAGPVVLVGQSLGGLTALLAAAEHPRLVRGLVVADASPQERSAEVVDSVGRALGDWPVPFASRADAVAFFDGPSLAADAWADGLERRADGLRPRFDADVATAILRAAVSRPHWDAWERIRCPTLVVRAEAGTLPAAEAEAMRTRLPHAQLVELPGAAHDLHLDRPEEWRHVLTAFLDVAVEGDRLVQRGS, from the coding sequence ATGTTGGCGGGCGTGTGGTGGTCGTTCGATCGCGGCGGCGCCGAGATCGCCTGCCGCGATTTCGGCGGCGACGGTCCGCCGGTCCTGCTCCTGCACGGCCTCGCCGGTCACGCCGAGGAGTGGGCGCAGACGGCCGGCTGGCTGACGGCGCGCCACCGCGTGCTCGCGCTCGACGCGCGCGGCCACGGCCGCAGCGAGCGGCGTCCGGCCGACATCTCGCCCGCCGCCCACGTCGCCGATGTCGCGGGCGCGATCGGGCGGCTCGGCGCGGGCCCGGTCGTGCTCGTCGGCCAGTCGCTCGGCGGGCTCACGGCGCTGCTCGCCGCGGCCGAGCACCCGCGGCTCGTCCGCGGCCTCGTCGTCGCCGACGCGAGCCCACAGGAACGCTCCGCCGAGGTCGTCGACTCCGTCGGCCGCGCGCTCGGCGACTGGCCGGTCCCGTTCGCCTCGCGCGCCGACGCCGTGGCCTTCTTCGACGGCCCGTCGCTCGCCGCCGACGCCTGGGCCGACGGCCTGGAGCGGCGTGCCGACGGCCTCCGGCCGCGCTTCGACGCCGACGTCGCGACGGCGATCCTGCGCGCGGCGGTGAGCCGCCCGCATTGGGACGCGTGGGAGCGGATCCGCTGCCCCACGCTCGTCGTGCGAGCCGAGGCGGGCACGCTTCCCGCCGCCGAGGCGGAGGCGATGCGCACCCGGCTCCCCCATGCGCAGCTCGTCGAGCTGCCCGGCGCCGCGCACGACCTCCACCTCGACAGACCCGAGGAGTGGCGTCACGTCCTGACCGCCTTTCTCGACGTCGCCGTCGAGGGAGACCGACTCGTCCAGCGCGGGAGCTGA
- a CDS encoding KAP family P-loop NTPase fold protein has protein sequence MPGTPYLTDTRQPLSDSTDAFGHRDYAAALVHALTRSQPPFTVGLFGDWGVGKSTVLAEVGRQLDGEGVVYVQFDAWRYEGEAFRRQFLKDVGAQLTRAGALDKSFDPAEGLRDLYQSVQTQGKETWRLNKAGLLKLALFFVLLIALAFVIGVGPGDLFDQSNYRSTTVGALFLAFVGLVGAILVRVDNTLEVTRDAITKHRLEEPERFTEQFTRMLGAVKAERLVIAIDNLDRLNAEDAVMFLNTVKTYLEPVIESSRDAHSAPSVVILIAADDRALRRHLLSRTSALADESEALIYADEYLHKFFNASMHMRPVLPDDMREYMRAHLTAYAERWNAPGDLPNLVRIASAGLRHNPRRVKQWVNSLELRTRLIRERERTSNDHVARLDPPITKNLPMVAKLALIEEEWPEAFASLQRAPKLLKEWHAQADLGSDAIPPSWGREDWRKCAAFLRATSHISVDSIRPFVRLRRSVAERDLPRYDEIHDALTGGNTRLVEEVFSGISATARAAYAQRLDDIVEEELDAGNVDGARHVIQTAITAEPLRESAGVARVLSRAAVEPDLREALPQLPLEALATATSQSAEPMAAKAIWKRIFDALVQDRSTDGHSKARSVVLARALTEGRLDAELCRQIGRWLETEQQRDPELGERPDFGTLTPLVRAHPSWLIEQGFNAATRQLDQDTSAARFNSEQWEIMLLGLREAVVALATAEEVGTRLTDIIINHADGEDTSYLVRPCSDYVEAVLTGGYSVDTFAAGCSSHLGRLWPTKDREPSPADPDEHEWAALGFKLFQSADGNQGDVGDHVVQQFATQTMALANAINAGALPIGTPSVENTGSFYHHLAIQLRTSLHGNAQEAREIIAAISTIDAEHAPDHVAEVLSASASNGYAETIQVVWETQKPLVLKSAESVASTIAARLEIGTDTETAVALLNMMPEILPHASADAAARLASVVWTIFRSEPQHVSRDTARSAILATAAQRGATDALSTWLGTAHADLVSPSEDDADRAAAMLTQLADNFNKEQRSQLAQQLTVWVQDQQVSLERVARIAASLSRLRVELAEPLMNALIERDASLPRDNTRDRAPVVRAALHLGRSSRSSRLRGAATAFERRLVNSGFPEDRAVMEEARQAPNTPEN, from the coding sequence ATGCCAGGCACGCCCTATCTCACCGACACGCGTCAGCCTCTCTCTGATTCGACCGATGCGTTCGGTCACCGCGACTACGCCGCAGCGCTTGTCCACGCCCTCACGAGATCGCAACCCCCCTTCACCGTCGGCCTCTTCGGCGACTGGGGCGTCGGGAAGAGCACTGTGTTGGCGGAGGTCGGGCGCCAGCTCGACGGCGAAGGCGTCGTCTACGTGCAGTTCGATGCTTGGCGATATGAAGGTGAGGCGTTCCGCCGCCAGTTTCTGAAAGACGTTGGTGCTCAGCTGACGAGAGCCGGCGCTCTCGACAAGTCCTTCGATCCAGCGGAAGGCTTGAGAGACCTCTACCAGTCCGTCCAGACGCAGGGCAAAGAGACATGGCGCCTGAACAAAGCAGGCTTGCTCAAGCTCGCCCTCTTCTTTGTCCTTCTTATCGCCCTTGCGTTCGTCATCGGCGTCGGTCCCGGCGATCTCTTCGATCAGAGCAACTACAGATCAACCACTGTCGGGGCGTTGTTTCTGGCGTTCGTCGGTCTCGTGGGAGCGATCTTGGTGCGCGTCGACAACACGCTGGAGGTAACACGCGACGCGATCACCAAGCATCGCTTGGAAGAGCCAGAGCGGTTCACCGAGCAGTTCACGCGGATGCTCGGAGCCGTCAAGGCGGAGCGCCTGGTCATCGCCATCGACAATCTCGACCGTCTCAACGCTGAGGACGCGGTGATGTTCCTCAACACGGTGAAGACATATCTGGAGCCCGTCATCGAGTCGAGCAGGGACGCGCACTCAGCACCGTCGGTCGTCATCCTGATTGCAGCTGACGACCGAGCGCTGCGGCGACACCTTCTCAGTCGGACATCCGCGCTTGCCGACGAGAGCGAAGCGTTGATCTATGCGGACGAGTATCTGCACAAGTTTTTCAACGCTTCGATGCACATGCGGCCCGTGTTGCCTGACGACATGCGGGAGTACATGAGAGCGCACCTGACCGCCTACGCGGAACGATGGAATGCTCCTGGTGATCTCCCGAACCTCGTCCGCATCGCGAGCGCCGGACTGCGTCATAACCCTCGGCGTGTGAAGCAATGGGTGAACAGCCTGGAGCTGCGAACACGGCTGATTCGAGAGCGCGAGCGGACCAGCAACGATCATGTTGCGAGACTCGATCCGCCTATCACGAAGAACCTTCCGATGGTCGCCAAGCTTGCTTTGATCGAGGAGGAATGGCCGGAGGCGTTTGCGAGCTTGCAACGCGCTCCGAAGCTGCTGAAGGAATGGCACGCGCAGGCAGACTTGGGGAGTGACGCGATACCGCCGTCGTGGGGTCGAGAGGACTGGCGGAAATGTGCGGCGTTCCTCCGAGCTACAAGCCATATCTCGGTCGACAGCATTCGACCGTTTGTTCGACTGCGACGGTCCGTCGCCGAACGTGATCTTCCCCGATATGACGAAATCCACGACGCTCTCACGGGCGGAAATACGCGACTCGTGGAGGAGGTCTTCTCCGGGATCTCTGCGACGGCTCGTGCTGCCTATGCCCAGCGGCTCGACGACATCGTTGAAGAGGAGCTTGACGCCGGGAACGTCGACGGCGCGCGACACGTCATCCAAACGGCCATCACAGCCGAGCCGCTTCGCGAGTCGGCTGGGGTAGCCAGGGTGCTCAGCCGAGCCGCAGTCGAACCCGACCTGCGGGAGGCGCTTCCCCAGCTTCCGCTCGAAGCCCTCGCGACAGCGACCTCGCAATCGGCTGAACCTATGGCCGCTAAGGCGATTTGGAAGCGGATCTTCGATGCGTTGGTTCAAGACCGCTCCACGGACGGTCACAGCAAGGCGCGAAGCGTCGTGCTCGCGAGAGCGCTCACGGAAGGCCGTCTCGACGCAGAGCTTTGTCGACAGATAGGACGCTGGCTGGAAACCGAGCAGCAGCGTGATCCAGAGTTGGGGGAACGCCCAGATTTTGGGACGCTTACGCCGCTCGTTCGAGCACATCCCAGCTGGTTGATCGAACAAGGGTTTAATGCTGCGACACGACAGCTTGACCAGGACACGAGCGCGGCTCGCTTCAACAGCGAGCAGTGGGAGATCATGCTTCTCGGACTCAGAGAGGCCGTCGTCGCCCTCGCCACGGCTGAGGAAGTAGGCACGAGACTCACTGACATCATCATCAACCACGCCGATGGCGAGGACACGAGCTACCTCGTCAGACCGTGCAGCGATTACGTCGAAGCCGTGCTGACCGGCGGGTACAGCGTCGACACTTTCGCCGCCGGATGCAGTTCGCACCTCGGTCGGCTGTGGCCCACGAAGGACCGCGAGCCATCTCCCGCTGACCCTGACGAGCACGAGTGGGCAGCGCTCGGCTTCAAGCTCTTTCAGTCAGCTGATGGCAACCAAGGAGATGTCGGGGACCACGTAGTGCAGCAGTTTGCGACCCAGACGATGGCTCTCGCGAACGCGATCAATGCTGGCGCGCTCCCGATAGGCACCCCTTCGGTAGAGAACACAGGGAGCTTCTACCATCATCTGGCGATCCAGCTGCGCACATCGCTTCACGGGAACGCTCAGGAAGCGCGAGAGATCATCGCGGCCATCTCAACCATAGACGCCGAACATGCGCCCGATCACGTTGCTGAGGTGCTGTCAGCGTCCGCATCGAACGGATACGCCGAAACGATCCAAGTCGTCTGGGAAACGCAGAAGCCCCTCGTGCTGAAGTCGGCTGAGTCGGTGGCGAGCACGATCGCCGCCAGACTCGAGATCGGAACCGATACCGAGACAGCGGTCGCCCTTCTGAACATGATGCCGGAGATTCTGCCTCATGCATCCGCCGATGCTGCCGCGCGGCTTGCTTCCGTTGTCTGGACCATCTTCAGAAGCGAACCCCAGCACGTCAGCCGCGACACCGCTAGAAGCGCGATCCTCGCCACGGCAGCGCAGCGCGGCGCAACGGATGCCCTGTCCACCTGGCTCGGCACAGCGCACGCCGACCTCGTCTCTCCTTCCGAGGACGACGCCGATCGAGCGGCAGCGATGCTCACGCAGCTGGCTGATAACTTCAACAAAGAGCAGCGTTCGCAACTTGCGCAGCAGTTGACAGTCTGGGTTCAAGACCAGCAGGTGTCGCTCGAACGCGTTGCCCGGATCGCTGCCAGCTTGAGCAGGCTGCGCGTCGAACTAGCCGAACCGCTCATGAATGCGCTGATCGAACGCGACGCCAGCCTCCCCCGCGACAACACCCGAGACCGCGCCCCTGTCGTCCGTGCGGCTCTTCACCTCGGACGCTCAAGCCGTTCGTCGCGGCTCAGGGGGGCGGCAACGGCCTTCGAGAGACGACTGGTCAACAGCGGCTTTCCCGAAGACAGAGCCGTTATGGAAGAAGCGCGCCAGGCACCTAATACGCCCGAGAACTGA
- a CDS encoding YybH family protein, whose translation MTDRRETATTPEDLTRLFVERANAHDVEGLLALYEPDAVVAFPPGQETIGHDAIRPVFEQMLVQVPRFEPERPNPTLRHGDIALTSTPASDDTGGRTQVVRRQPDGSWLRVLDRPESR comes from the coding sequence ATGACCGACAGACGCGAGACCGCCACCACCCCCGAGGACCTGACCCGCCTGTTCGTCGAGCGCGCCAACGCCCACGACGTCGAGGGCCTGCTCGCCCTCTACGAGCCGGACGCCGTTGTCGCGTTCCCACCCGGGCAGGAGACCATCGGCCACGACGCGATCCGCCCCGTGTTCGAGCAGATGCTCGTGCAGGTCCCCCGCTTCGAGCCCGAGCGGCCGAACCCGACGCTGCGTCACGGCGACATCGCGCTCACCTCCACCCCGGCCTCCGACGACACCGGCGGCCGCACCCAGGTCGTCCGCCGCCAGCCGGACGGCTCCTGGCTGCGCGTGCTCGACCGGCCGGAATCGCGGTAG
- a CDS encoding DUF2277 domain-containing protein, with translation MCRNIRTLYNFEPPATTDEVHGAALQYVRKISGFTRPSQANAEAFERAVAAVTEVSRRLLAELETNAPPKDREVEAAKARARAQQRYAA, from the coding sequence ATGTGCCGAAACATCAGAACGCTCTACAACTTCGAGCCGCCCGCGACCACAGACGAGGTCCACGGCGCGGCGCTGCAGTACGTCCGCAAGATCAGCGGCTTCACGAGACCGTCGCAGGCGAACGCCGAGGCGTTCGAGCGCGCGGTCGCGGCCGTGACCGAGGTCTCGCGCAGACTGCTTGCCGAGCTGGAGACGAACGCGCCGCCGAAGGACCGCGAGGTCGAGGCGGCGAAGGCGCGCGCCCGCGCGCAGCAGCGCTACGCGGCCTGA
- a CDS encoding PadR family transcriptional regulator, with translation MEPPRPRDEALIAQLRRGTLQFCVLALLGNEPRYAFDVVRSLGEVDGMVTSEGTIYPLLSRMRREGMVASTWQESPSGPPRRYYELTDHGRASLHRFATEWRTFRDAVDQLIPGGAA, from the coding sequence ATGGAACCGCCAAGACCACGCGACGAGGCGCTGATCGCACAGCTGCGACGCGGGACGCTCCAGTTCTGCGTGCTCGCCCTGCTCGGGAACGAGCCGCGCTACGCGTTCGACGTCGTCAGGTCGCTCGGCGAGGTCGACGGCATGGTCACGAGCGAGGGGACGATCTACCCGCTCCTGAGCCGCATGCGGCGGGAGGGCATGGTCGCCTCCACCTGGCAGGAATCGCCGTCGGGCCCGCCGCGCCGCTACTACGAGCTGACCGACCACGGACGCGCGTCGCTGCACCGTTTCGCGACGGAGTGGCGAACGTTCCGCGACGCCGTCGACCAACTGATCCCGGGAGGAGCCGCATGA
- a CDS encoding DUF5996 family protein has translation MSSSWPVLPQYEAWRETCDTLHAHTQVLGKLAVALAPPEPQLQHAALRLTARGWETLALPAPDGSGAIVAALDLASHDAVAEHSDGRSRRIPLGPDRPVGEVTRELIDAVRALAGEVTIDPTPQEVTWTVPLDEDDEHTTYDRAQVRTYFAAATQVALVLAAFRAPFRGRSTPVNAWWGSFDLAVNLFSGQPAEPPSDDFIFRNAMDAQEVAIGWWPGDARYGKAAFYAYAHPAPDHFSSGTLDPPAARWEEPLGEFVLDWDDVVASPDPHDAALSFAQSAFRHSCTVCEWEPRLLASAEGTPPPVV, from the coding sequence ATGTCCTCCTCCTGGCCGGTGCTGCCGCAGTACGAGGCGTGGCGCGAGACGTGCGACACGCTCCACGCCCACACGCAGGTCCTCGGCAAGCTCGCGGTGGCGCTCGCGCCGCCCGAGCCGCAGCTGCAGCACGCCGCGCTGCGGTTGACCGCACGCGGCTGGGAGACGCTGGCACTGCCTGCGCCAGACGGCTCAGGCGCGATCGTGGCGGCGCTCGACCTCGCGTCGCACGATGCGGTCGCCGAGCACAGCGACGGCCGCTCGCGGCGCATCCCGCTCGGGCCTGACCGGCCCGTTGGCGAGGTCACGCGCGAGCTGATCGACGCCGTCCGTGCGCTCGCGGGCGAGGTGACGATCGATCCGACGCCGCAGGAGGTCACGTGGACGGTGCCGCTCGACGAGGATGACGAGCACACCACCTACGACCGCGCGCAGGTGCGGACCTACTTCGCAGCGGCGACGCAGGTGGCGCTGGTGCTGGCGGCGTTCCGCGCGCCGTTCCGCGGGCGATCGACGCCCGTCAACGCGTGGTGGGGCTCGTTCGACCTCGCTGTCAACCTCTTCTCCGGCCAGCCCGCCGAGCCGCCGTCCGACGACTTCATCTTCCGCAACGCGATGGACGCCCAGGAGGTCGCGATCGGGTGGTGGCCCGGCGACGCGCGCTACGGCAAGGCCGCGTTCTATGCCTACGCCCACCCGGCGCCCGACCACTTCTCCTCCGGCACGCTCGACCCGCCCGCCGCGCGCTGGGAGGAGCCGCTGGGCGAGTTCGTGCTCGACTGGGACGACGTCGTCGCGAGCCCCGACCCGCACGACGCCGCACTCAGCTTCGCGCAGTCGGCCTTCCGCCACTCGTGCACCGTCTGCGAGTGGGAGCCGAGGCTGCTCGCGAGCGCCGAGGGCACGCCACCGCCGGTCGTGTAG